From Oryzias melastigma strain HK-1 linkage group LG15, ASM292280v2, whole genome shotgun sequence, one genomic window encodes:
- the LOC112161801 gene encoding prolyl-tRNA synthetase associated domain-containing protein 1, whose amino-acid sequence MSEDLRADLEKFLLQLNIQTSCVEHPPVFTVEEMMPHLQDVSGAVTKNLFLKDKKKKGLWLLSARHDRQVNLNELAKKLGVGSGNLRFADEATMLEKLKVGQGCATALALLFDKEQTVKFVLDRDLVEGGHERIYFHPMTNSATMGLRPDDLLRFLKETGHEPILESFE is encoded by the exons ATGTCGGAGGACCTACGAGCGGATCTGGAGAAGTTCCTCCTGCAGTTGAACATCCAGACGAGCTGCGTGGAGCATCCGCCG GTGTTCACGGTGGAGGAGATGATGCCTCACCTGCAGGACGTAAGCGGCGCCGTCACCAAGAACCTTTTCCTTaaagacaagaagaagaagggcCTTTGGCTGTTGTCGGCTCGCCACGACCGGCAG gtgaacCTTAATGAGCTCGCCAAGAAGCTCGGCGTTGGCAGCGGGAACCTGCGCTTTGCGGATGAAGCGACCATGTTGGAGAAGCTGAAG GTGGGTCAGGGATGTGCCACGGCGCTCGCTCTGCTCTTCGATAAGGAGCAGACCGTCAAGTTCGTTTTGGACCGGGACCTGGTGGAGGGGGGTCACGAGAGGATCTATTTCCACCCCATGACCAACAGCGCCACCATGGGGCTGCGGCCCGACGACCTGCTGCGCTTCCTGAAAGAGACGGGACACGAGCCCATCCTGGAGAGCTTTGAGTAA
- the LOC112161800 gene encoding melanopsin-A isoform X2: MDTSCGEHEADCAAARASHSPVPVSSAPRASSSAADASRLEELHFPASTVAMVPEPFHPFPTVDVPDHAHYTIGSVILAIGITGIVGNFLVIYAFSRSRSLRTPANMFIINLAITDLLMCVTQSPIFFTTSMHKRWIFGEKGCELYAFCGALFGICSMITLTVIAIDRYFVITRPLTSIGVLSRKRALLILSAAWAYSLGWSLPPFFGWSAYVPEGLLTSCTWDYMTFTPSVRAYTMLLFIFVFFLPLFIIIYCYVFIFRAIRSTNRAVGKINGNSRDSVKSFNRLQNEWKMAKIALIVILLYVISWSPYSTVALTAFAGYADMLTPYMNSIPAVIAKASAIHNPIIYAITHPKYRMALAKYIPGLGVLLCIQPQDLRSASSSFVSTRRSTVTSQSSDISSQLRRQSTFKSRLSSLSDSESGLTDTEADLSSLSSRPASRQVSCEISRDTAELPDFKHTSSFKAKLKNHDSGIFEKVRTFC, from the exons aTGGACACCTCCTGCGGCGAGCACGAGGCTGACTGCGCGGCGGCGCGCGCCTCGCATTCCCCGGTGCCGGTGTCTTCAGCCCCGCGCGCCAGCAGCTCGGCCGCGGACGCGTCGCGCCTCGAAGAGCTTCATTTTCCCGCCTCGACG GTGGCAATGGTCCCAGAACCCTTTCACCCGTTCCCAACCGTGGACGTCCCTGACCACGCCCACTACACCATTGGATCAGTCATCCTCGCCATCGGCATCACCGGCATCGTTGGAAACTTCCTGGTCATCTATGCCTTCAGCAG GAGTCGTAGTCTGCGGACGCCGGCCAACATGTTCATCATCAACCTGGCCATCACCGACCTGCTGATGTGCGTCACGCAGTCTcccatcttcttcaccaccagcaTGCACAAGAGATGGATCTTTGGAGAGAAGG GTTGTGAGCTGTATGCTTTCTGCGGCGCTCTGTTCGGGATCTGCTCCATGATCACGCTGACGGTGATTGCCATTGACCGATACTTCGTCATCACGCGACCTCTGACCTCCATTGGTGTGTTGTCACGGAAACGAGCCCTCCTCATTCTCTCGGCAGCCTGGGCATACTCTCTGGGCTGGAGCCTGCCACCTTTCTTCGGCTGGA GCGCCTACGTCCCAGAGGGCCTGTTGACTTCCTGTACGTGGGACTACATGACCTTCACGCCGTCCGTGCGAGCGTACACCATGCTGCTCTTCATCTTCGTCTTCTTCCTGCcactcttcatcatcatctacTGCTACGTCTTCATCTTCCGTGCCATCCGCTCCACCAACCG GGCTGTGGGGAAGATCAACGGAAACTCTCGAGACTCGGTGAAGAGTTTTAACCGTCTGCAGAACGAGTGGAAGATGGCAAAGATCGCGCTGATCGTCATTCTGCTCTATGTCATCTCCTGGTCGCCGTACTCCACGGTGGCGCTGACCGCCTTCGCCGG GTACGCAGACATGCTGACTCCTTACATGAACTCCATTCCCGCCGTCATCGCCAAAGCCTCCGCCATCCACAACCCCATCATCTACGCCATCACGCACCCCAAGTACAG GATGGCGTTGGCGAAGTACATCCCCGGTCTGGGCGTGCTCCTCTGCATCCAACCTCAGGACCTGCGCTCGGCCAGCAGCAGCTTCGTTTCCACGCGGCGCTCCACGGTGACCAGCCAGAGCTCCGACATCAGCAGCCAGCTCCGCCGGCAGAGCACCTTCAAGTCCCGCCTCTCCTCGCTGTCCGACAGCGAATCG GGTCTGACCGACACCGAGGCCGACCTCTCCAGTCTGAGCTCCAGACCCGCCAGCCGGCAGGTTTCCTGTGAGATCAGCAGAGACACCGCCGAGCTGCCCGACTTCAAACACACCTCCAGCTTCAAGGCCAAGCTGAAGAACCACGACTCGGGCATCTTCGAGAAG GTCAGAACATTCTGCTGA